A single genomic interval of Lewinellaceae bacterium harbors:
- a CDS encoding FecR domain-containing protein, with amino-acid sequence MNDEDRYIELVLKEADQGLSPVEQQELDQWLLQSAVNQEKAAKAREAWRTSGNPDSVPHLDLEQEYAAVQKKISSHNRRITLRNWSVAAAIFLLIASGIIGVLLTRSVQGKTLVIEGPVEQYHLEDGSTVWLKQDSKLEVHFTEDVRRTTFSGRGFFEVAPNTSRPFEIITDQGNVTVVGTSFEVRADLSKLKVIVSTGRVKLTNNQQDQIELAAGESGQASPSNLEKIPLDQPAGAWMLPPVNYQQTELGVIIKEIESKYHVRFTTDNTVVFQCKVTFTLDYPDKTVLFRILETLLDIQIEKLSETEYQITGQGC; translated from the coding sequence ATGAACGACGAAGACCGGTATATTGAACTAGTGCTCAAGGAAGCAGATCAGGGACTTTCCCCGGTGGAACAGCAGGAGCTGGACCAGTGGTTGCTGCAATCTGCAGTTAATCAGGAAAAAGCAGCCAAAGCGCGTGAAGCATGGCGGACATCAGGCAATCCCGATTCTGTCCCGCATCTTGACCTTGAACAGGAATATGCCGCTGTTCAAAAAAAAATCAGCAGTCATAACCGTCGCATCACCCTAAGAAATTGGTCGGTGGCGGCAGCAATTTTCCTATTGATCGCCTCAGGAATTATTGGCGTCCTGCTCACCAGATCGGTGCAAGGAAAAACACTGGTCATTGAGGGACCCGTGGAGCAATATCACCTGGAAGACGGATCCACCGTTTGGCTTAAGCAGGACAGTAAGCTGGAAGTTCACTTTACAGAGGACGTCCGGAGGACCACCTTTTCAGGCCGGGGATTTTTCGAGGTTGCTCCCAATACAAGCCGCCCGTTTGAAATAATAACCGATCAGGGAAACGTTACCGTGGTAGGCACTTCTTTTGAAGTACGTGCCGATCTGTCAAAGTTAAAAGTTATCGTTTCAACAGGTCGGGTAAAATTGACAAACAATCAACAGGATCAGATCGAGCTAGCAGCAGGTGAGTCCGGCCAGGCATCTCCATCGAACCTGGAAAAAATACCACTTGATCAGCCCGCCGGAGCCTGGATGCTACCACCGGTCAACTACCAACAAACCGAACTAGGCGTAATCATCAAGGAAATAGAATCCAAATACCATGTCCGGTTTACGACAGACAACACGGTAGTTTTTCAATGTAAAGTGACTTTCACGTTGGATTACCCGGACAAAACTGTATTGTTTCGCATACTGGAAACATTGCTGGATATCCAAATTGAGAAACTGAGTGAAACAGAATACCAGATTACCGGACAGGGATGCTGA
- a CDS encoding TonB-dependent receptor: MNPTAGWKNNLKIIQDGLQLDYRIIGDQLILFPRKKYLIQGFIYDQQTGESLPGAHVLLLNYQTGTTSNDAGYYQLLVPEGPLKLSISYIGYETQSIEKEVSKPIREDFRLNGAVNLPEVVVNAENMASTALPFYQSEEQNLPLKTLHALPSIGSSMDVLRYLQLNAGVISGGDGLGGLHVRGGNADQNLILLEDIPIFNPYHLFGISSIFNSYAVQEADFSKSDFDAAYDGRLSSLLKITIRDGHRTQKKLDASTGLLDTHVLLETPIAHQKGTIMLAGQVSHAGSLIKAYTHQNRALYDNDGYLKPRFWDLYAKSMIELNRANKLVFNGYIGSNNHLDINRYPFDGGLDTTYVDQYQDEFYWGNTAAGIKWLHEINGHAFLKINAYHSGYRYHSINAYSEKIRTTGQEADGYYEISEFRSSILETGIKGDLEYLINFKHRLKLGFAAALHQYVPGIIAYGEDASQNPRFEIGTRLPSLSDTLFDDLSFTSKQATIYAEDTWEINPKWNLRFGINSILFSNGTDLFFSAQPRLLVSRKMKKGAISLSINRLYQPQHLLTTTDNGLPNELWVPSTTQIPPQESWQAGISWSHPFSENTLLKSSIYYKRMFGLVNFRDEPGYLNYGPLDNVDASIWEDDVSIGDGESWGIETSLQQHWKDFHLLANYTFSKSNRYFEGKNLDYIVPYEFEAPHVFNAMGIWSINDRWQLSMTWQFASGTSAVLTPGNYEVYDNHEQFIEDFEIGDQDIQLLILPVYHRLDLSATWELRSSKALHHQIKLSLINVYNQQNTVLPRIYRDPYYSTIRYGQGLPFIPSVSYHLTIH; the protein is encoded by the coding sequence TTGAATCCCACAGCCGGATGGAAAAACAACCTCAAAATAATTCAGGATGGCTTACAATTGGATTATCGGATCATCGGTGATCAACTGATTCTGTTTCCACGCAAAAAATACTTAATTCAGGGATTCATTTACGATCAGCAGACCGGAGAGTCCTTACCGGGAGCTCATGTATTGCTATTAAACTATCAAACCGGCACAACCAGTAATGATGCTGGCTATTATCAGTTACTGGTTCCGGAAGGACCCTTAAAATTGTCGATATCCTACATCGGCTATGAGACACAATCCATTGAAAAGGAGGTTTCTAAACCCATCCGTGAGGACTTCCGGCTCAACGGAGCAGTTAACCTCCCGGAAGTGGTGGTCAATGCAGAAAACATGGCCTCCACCGCCCTACCCTTTTACCAATCCGAGGAGCAAAATTTACCCTTGAAGACCCTGCATGCATTGCCATCCATCGGCTCATCCATGGATGTATTACGGTACCTGCAACTGAATGCCGGAGTCATTTCCGGGGGCGATGGCCTCGGTGGATTACATGTTCGGGGCGGTAATGCAGATCAGAATCTGATCTTGCTGGAAGACATCCCCATCTTTAACCCCTATCATCTATTTGGCATCAGTTCCATCTTTAACTCCTACGCAGTTCAGGAAGCGGATTTTAGTAAATCGGACTTTGATGCTGCCTATGATGGCCGTTTGTCCTCCCTCTTAAAAATTACCATCCGGGACGGGCACCGTACTCAAAAGAAACTGGATGCCTCTACCGGGTTGCTTGACACCCATGTCCTCCTGGAAACACCCATTGCTCATCAAAAAGGCACCATAATGCTGGCTGGACAAGTCAGTCACGCGGGCAGTCTGATCAAGGCCTATACGCATCAGAACCGGGCTCTTTATGATAATGATGGTTATCTAAAACCCAGGTTCTGGGATCTCTACGCCAAATCGATGATCGAATTAAACCGGGCCAATAAACTGGTATTCAACGGTTATATCGGGTCAAATAATCACCTGGATATAAACCGCTATCCTTTCGACGGGGGATTGGATACAACCTATGTGGATCAATATCAGGATGAGTTTTATTGGGGGAACACCGCGGCCGGCATCAAGTGGCTGCATGAGATTAACGGTCATGCCTTTTTAAAAATAAATGCCTACCACAGTGGTTACCGGTACCATTCCATCAACGCTTACTCCGAAAAGATCAGGACGACGGGCCAGGAAGCGGACGGATATTACGAGATCAGCGAATTCCGGTCTTCCATCCTTGAGACCGGGATCAAAGGCGATCTGGAATATCTGATCAACTTCAAACACCGTCTAAAATTGGGTTTTGCCGCTGCGCTACATCAATATGTGCCGGGCATAATTGCTTACGGTGAAGATGCCAGCCAAAACCCCCGTTTTGAGATCGGCACCAGGCTTCCTTCCCTTTCAGATACCTTATTTGATGATCTTTCCTTCACCAGTAAACAAGCAACCATTTACGCAGAGGATACCTGGGAAATCAATCCCAAATGGAATCTTCGTTTCGGGATCAACAGCATTCTTTTTTCAAACGGAACCGACCTCTTTTTCTCAGCCCAACCCAGGTTACTGGTCTCCCGCAAGATGAAAAAAGGAGCCATCAGTCTTTCTATTAACAGACTTTACCAACCCCAACATCTGCTTACCACTACCGATAATGGCCTGCCTAATGAATTGTGGGTGCCGTCAACAACACAAATCCCGCCGCAGGAATCCTGGCAGGCTGGCATAAGCTGGAGTCACCCATTCTCAGAAAACACTTTGCTTAAAAGCAGCATTTACTACAAAAGGATGTTTGGTCTGGTCAACTTCAGAGACGAACCTGGCTATCTGAATTACGGACCACTGGACAATGTGGATGCCTCCATCTGGGAAGACGACGTCAGCATAGGAGATGGAGAAAGCTGGGGTATCGAGACCAGTCTTCAGCAACATTGGAAAGATTTTCACCTTCTGGCCAATTATACCTTCAGCAAGAGTAACCGGTATTTTGAGGGTAAAAATCTCGACTACATCGTGCCGTATGAATTTGAAGCACCGCACGTCTTTAATGCCATGGGTATCTGGTCCATCAATGACCGGTGGCAATTATCGATGACCTGGCAATTTGCCAGTGGCACAAGTGCCGTTCTGACTCCCGGTAATTACGAAGTTTACGACAATCACGAACAGTTCATAGAGGACTTTGAAATCGGTGATCAGGATATCCAACTGCTCATCCTGCCCGTGTACCATCGTCTTGATCTCTCCGCCACCTGGGAACTCAGGTCCAGTAAGGCATTACACCATCAAATCAAGTTGAGTCTGATCAATGTCTACAACCAGCAGAATACGGTATTACCACGTATTTATCGTGATCCATATTATTCGACCATCCGCTATGGGCAGGGCCTGCCGTTTATCCCCTCGGTATCTTACCATCTTACGATACATTAA
- a CDS encoding NAD(P)-dependent oxidoreductase yields MKKLRIFFTGGSGKAGKHVIPYLLDQGHRVLNVDLVPLDHPGVDNLIADITDSGQMFNALSSYMGLDELDTGNGKPTFDAVVHFAAIPRILIKPDNETFRVNTIGTYNVLEAAVKLGIRKIIIASSETTYGICFSDGETDPKSLPLEEDYDVDPMDSYGLSKVVNEQTARSFQRRSGFDIYALRIGNVIEPDEYAKLFPYYFQNPQVRRRNAFCYIDARDLGQIVDLCLKKDGLGYQVFNAGNDHNGAVIPSMELAEKFFPNVPVTRELGEHEALFSNRKIRELLGFKEQHNWRKYVKWD; encoded by the coding sequence ATGAAAAAGTTGCGGATATTTTTCACGGGAGGTTCGGGTAAAGCTGGTAAGCATGTTATTCCGTATCTTCTTGACCAGGGGCACCGGGTGTTGAATGTTGATCTCGTTCCGCTTGATCATCCGGGAGTGGATAATCTGATCGCTGATATTACGGATTCGGGACAAATGTTTAATGCGCTGAGTTCCTACATGGGCCTGGATGAATTGGATACAGGGAATGGCAAACCCACTTTTGATGCCGTAGTGCATTTTGCGGCGATACCCAGAATTCTGATCAAGCCGGATAATGAAACGTTTCGGGTGAATACCATAGGAACCTATAATGTGCTGGAGGCAGCTGTAAAACTTGGAATTCGAAAAATTATTATTGCTTCATCGGAGACGACCTACGGCATCTGTTTTTCCGATGGGGAGACCGACCCAAAATCTCTGCCTCTGGAGGAGGACTACGATGTTGATCCTATGGATAGCTATGGATTGTCGAAGGTGGTCAACGAACAGACCGCCCGTAGTTTCCAGCGGCGTTCTGGTTTTGATATTTATGCGTTGCGTATTGGGAATGTGATTGAACCGGATGAATACGCCAAACTCTTTCCGTATTATTTTCAAAATCCACAGGTACGTCGAAGAAATGCCTTCTGTTATATAGATGCCCGTGATCTGGGGCAAATCGTAGATTTGTGTTTGAAAAAAGATGGTCTGGGTTACCAGGTTTTTAATGCCGGAAACGATCACAATGGTGCTGTTATTCCCAGTATGGAATTGGCTGAAAAATTCTTTCCCAATGTGCCGGTTACCCGCGAATTGGGTGAACATGAAGCTTTGTTTTCCAATCGTAAAATCCGTGAACTATTAGGGTTCAAAGAACAACACAACTGGCGGAAGTATGTGAAGTGGGACTGA
- a CDS encoding helix-turn-helix transcriptional regulator, translating into MNPLVYHRERLNLTQKELAEQSGVSVRTIQRIEAGEVPKGYSRKTLAKSLGIDEIDLLEKKETGQSTDKALRYINFIPIPFLILPPLQVIAPLIIMYYYNNWSPTARKMVDIQLVWLIATAILVVLSSFVKRLLNDNNMVTLTVVVVALLANLFILVKNGIQLQKNGKLQIALKFSIL; encoded by the coding sequence ATGAACCCTTTGGTTTACCACCGGGAACGGTTAAATTTAACGCAAAAGGAGCTTGCAGAACAATCTGGTGTTTCTGTTCGCACCATCCAAAGGATTGAAGCTGGGGAGGTACCCAAAGGCTATTCCAGGAAAACGCTCGCTAAATCACTGGGTATTGATGAAATTGATTTATTGGAAAAAAAGGAAACAGGTCAGTCAACAGATAAAGCCCTGAGGTACATCAATTTTATTCCAATTCCTTTTCTGATTTTACCACCGCTTCAGGTAATTGCTCCTCTGATTATCATGTATTACTACAATAATTGGTCGCCAACGGCCAGAAAGATGGTAGATATTCAATTGGTTTGGTTGATAGCCACTGCCATCCTGGTGGTATTGAGCTCCTTCGTCAAACGACTCTTAAACGATAACAATATGGTTACGCTCACCGTGGTCGTGGTGGCCCTATTGGCGAATCTTTTTATCCTGGTAAAAAACGGCATACAACTGCAAAAAAATGGCAAGCTTCAGATCGCTTTAAAGTTCTCCATTTTATGA
- a CDS encoding class A beta-lactamase-related serine hydrolase has translation MRLIFFMITYLLLITNGIGQVAEDSDLYKQLRVADSLVFDEGFNHCNLEVLKEIMHPDLQFMHDQNGMQDRDAFFQGFEESICSNPDIKPIRKLVKGSLQVYPLKNEGKLYGAIQTGIHEFFIAVPGKELRFTVNGKFTHIWILEQGNWKLFRAISYDHQQPERYPEPFEDHFPFPLFNDDGNIESLIKALKIPSISIGYIHDGKLQQIRAFGEQKPGLPITYNSLYKVASLTKPITALTVLKLVDKGIWDLDEPLSLYYVDPELKDAPYLPKLTTRNVLSQQSGLPNWRYLRADKKLVFEFKPGTKFQYSGEGFEYLRKALEHKFSKTLDEIARQELFEPLGMHDTHYFWSDQVDENRYAVESDPEGNPLAYDKYKTVNAAANLLTTVEDYGKFLVYILDGAGLSPELYRLFSSPLSIVKEGINWGLGMQVFPNLPGNEYALVHTGGDTGTKCIAMVLPESKRGLVLFINSENGLKIWKKIIEEYFDELGAEIVRRNLEG, from the coding sequence ATGAGACTGATATTTTTTATGATAACTTATCTGTTATTAATCACAAATGGCATAGGTCAGGTCGCTGAAGATTCCGACCTGTATAAGCAGTTGAGGGTTGCGGATAGCTTAGTCTTCGATGAGGGATTTAATCATTGCAATCTCGAAGTTTTAAAGGAGATCATGCACCCGGATCTGCAATTTATGCACGATCAAAACGGGATGCAGGACCGGGATGCCTTTTTCCAGGGCTTTGAGGAAAGTATTTGCTCAAACCCGGATATTAAGCCCATTCGAAAGTTGGTCAAAGGTAGCTTGCAGGTTTATCCGTTAAAGAATGAGGGTAAATTATATGGCGCTATCCAGACAGGAATCCATGAGTTTTTCATTGCAGTACCGGGTAAAGAACTGCGTTTTACCGTCAATGGTAAGTTTACCCACATTTGGATTCTGGAACAGGGCAATTGGAAATTATTCCGAGCAATCAGCTACGATCATCAACAGCCTGAACGATACCCTGAACCATTCGAGGACCATTTTCCATTTCCTTTGTTTAATGACGACGGAAATATTGAATCGCTGATCAAGGCACTCAAGATCCCGTCCATATCCATCGGGTACATCCATGACGGCAAATTGCAACAGATCCGTGCTTTTGGCGAGCAAAAGCCAGGCCTCCCGATCACTTACAACAGCCTGTATAAAGTGGCTTCTCTGACCAAGCCCATTACGGCACTCACCGTCTTGAAGTTGGTGGATAAAGGGATTTGGGACCTGGACGAACCGCTATCCTTGTATTACGTGGATCCGGAGCTAAAAGATGCTCCATATCTTCCGAAATTAACGACCAGAAATGTTCTGAGTCAGCAATCGGGATTGCCTAACTGGAGGTATTTGCGAGCGGATAAGAAATTGGTTTTTGAATTTAAGCCGGGTACAAAATTTCAATACTCCGGGGAAGGTTTTGAATACCTCAGGAAGGCATTGGAACACAAATTTTCCAAAACGTTGGATGAAATCGCGCGTCAGGAATTGTTTGAACCGCTGGGGATGCATGACACCCATTATTTCTGGTCGGATCAGGTTGACGAAAACCGTTATGCGGTTGAAAGCGATCCGGAAGGAAACCCACTGGCTTATGACAAATATAAAACGGTAAATGCTGCTGCCAATCTGCTGACTACTGTCGAAGATTATGGCAAGTTTCTGGTGTATATCCTGGATGGAGCAGGTCTCTCGCCGGAGTTATATAGGTTATTCAGTAGCCCGCTTTCGATCGTGAAGGAAGGCATAAACTGGGGGCTTGGTATGCAGGTTTTTCCCAATTTACCCGGTAATGAATATGCTTTGGTTCATACCGGAGGTGACACGGGCACTAAATGCATCGCAATGGTTTTGCCGGAGTCAAAGCGTGGTCTGGTCCTTTTTATTAATTCGGAAAACGGGTTGAAGATCTGGAAAAAGATCATTGAAGAATATTTTGACGAGCTGGGTGCAGAAATCGTACGGCGAAATTTGGAGGGATAG
- a CDS encoding right-handed parallel beta-helix repeat-containing protein, translated as MSASLSLSAQTAYFISPGGNDENPGTIDQPFKTLVHAQELARRISGLITIYLREGTYYLDNVLVFTPEDGNEGKQLTISGYPGEHVVISGGVNLNLQWAPFQKGIMQAHVHDLSSMDLMTVNGVIRPMARYPNYDSTALRFNGTAADATSPARIKTWNNPAGGFLHAMHRGDWGDFHYRFTGKTADDGLEMEGGWQNNRRNGLSPDNRMVENIFEELDAPGEWYFNSQQSILYYYPLASEDIHTANFEVAKLKHLIEVRGTTANPVKNIILKDLEFTLATRTFMEHYEPLLRSDWTIYRGGAIFLEGTENCTIQNAYLHNLGGNAVFFSKYNRNSGISGCHLTQIGASAVCFVGDTGALRSPSFEYNEFVPLQKINRAPGPRTSNFPSNCFVLDNLIHNIGLFEKQITGVEISMSQGITVSHNSIYEVPRAGINVSEGTWGGHIIEYNDVFDTVKETGDHGSFNSWGRDRFWHPKRATMDTLVTEEPALILADAMATTVIRNNRFRCDRGWDIDLDDGSSNYRIYDNLCLNGGIKLREGFYRVVENNILVNSTFHPHVWFAKSSDVFTRNIVMSQYAPIQLQGWGEMVDYNLFTDQEALETARQHGTDQHSIETKIDFVNPQKGDFSVEAQDLEVFEMGFQNFPMDKFGVVSPRLKNMAKTPRMPVPIQNQHASGTNTMVWQGWRIKNLETLGERSATGMDSERGIYVVTQVKYDSRMRDFIQANDVILQFAGVPVNNLDELLLAAKQTDLTQPVQMVIFRNQKENVVVIPGNTME; from the coding sequence ATGAGTGCATCCCTGAGCCTTTCAGCCCAAACGGCTTATTTTATATCTCCAGGCGGGAACGATGAAAATCCGGGTACGATAGACCAACCTTTCAAGACCCTGGTACATGCCCAGGAACTTGCTCGCCGTATATCAGGACTTATTACGATTTATCTCCGGGAGGGGACCTATTATCTTGACAATGTGCTGGTATTTACACCTGAAGATGGCAATGAGGGTAAACAATTGACAATTTCTGGATACCCCGGAGAACATGTGGTGATCAGCGGTGGCGTTAATCTGAACCTTCAGTGGGCCCCGTTTCAAAAAGGGATCATGCAGGCTCATGTTCATGATTTGAGTTCAATGGACCTGATGACGGTCAATGGTGTCATACGGCCGATGGCGCGGTATCCGAATTACGATTCGACCGCATTACGCTTCAATGGTACCGCGGCCGATGCGACTTCACCCGCGCGAATTAAAACCTGGAATAATCCAGCAGGTGGCTTTCTTCATGCCATGCACCGCGGAGACTGGGGTGATTTTCACTACCGTTTTACCGGTAAAACAGCAGATGATGGACTGGAAATGGAAGGCGGATGGCAAAATAACCGGAGAAATGGCCTGAGCCCGGACAACCGCATGGTAGAAAACATCTTTGAGGAGTTGGATGCCCCGGGAGAATGGTACTTCAATTCTCAACAATCCATATTGTATTATTACCCCCTCGCCAGTGAAGACATTCATACGGCAAATTTTGAAGTCGCAAAACTGAAACACCTTATTGAGGTGAGAGGAACTACAGCGAATCCGGTCAAAAACATCATCCTGAAAGACCTGGAGTTTACACTTGCCACCCGGACGTTTATGGAGCACTATGAACCCTTGTTGCGTTCTGATTGGACGATATACCGTGGAGGAGCCATTTTTTTGGAAGGAACGGAGAACTGTACCATCCAAAATGCATATCTACATAATCTGGGAGGAAATGCCGTCTTCTTTTCAAAATATAATCGCAATTCCGGCATTTCCGGATGCCATCTGACACAGATAGGTGCGAGTGCGGTTTGCTTTGTAGGTGACACCGGTGCCTTACGATCACCCAGTTTTGAATACAATGAGTTTGTCCCATTACAGAAGATCAATCGGGCACCGGGACCTAGAACTAGCAACTTCCCCTCTAATTGTTTCGTATTGGACAACCTGATCCATAACATTGGATTATTTGAAAAACAGATTACCGGCGTGGAGATTTCGATGAGCCAGGGGATTACGGTAAGCCACAATAGTATTTATGAAGTCCCCCGTGCCGGGATCAACGTCAGTGAAGGCACCTGGGGTGGTCATATTATTGAGTACAACGATGTATTCGATACGGTGAAAGAAACCGGAGACCACGGTTCTTTCAATTCCTGGGGGCGTGATCGTTTCTGGCACCCAAAGCGCGCCACGATGGACACACTGGTCACGGAAGAGCCAGCGCTGATTCTGGCTGATGCCATGGCAACCACGGTTATCCGCAATAATCGATTCCGTTGTGACCGCGGGTGGGACATCGACCTGGATGATGGTTCGAGTAACTACCGCATTTATGACAATTTATGCCTGAATGGTGGCATCAAACTCCGTGAAGGCTTTTACCGTGTGGTTGAGAACAACATCCTGGTTAACAGCACCTTCCATCCGCATGTATGGTTTGCAAAAAGCAGTGATGTATTTACCCGGAATATTGTGATGAGTCAGTACGCACCTATCCAGCTGCAGGGATGGGGCGAGATGGTTGATTATAACCTCTTTACCGACCAGGAAGCCCTGGAAACTGCCCGGCAGCATGGTACGGATCAGCATTCCATCGAAACAAAGATTGATTTCGTTAATCCACAAAAGGGTGATTTTAGTGTGGAGGCCCAGGATTTAGAGGTGTTCGAAATGGGCTTTCAAAACTTCCCCATGGACAAATTCGGTGTAGTCTCTCCCCGTCTGAAGAACATGGCCAAAACACCGCGTATGCCGGTTCCTATACAAAATCAACATGCATCCGGTACAAACACTATGGTATGGCAGGGATGGCGGATTAAGAACCTCGAGACATTAGGTGAGCGATCGGCGACCGGGATGGATTCCGAACGAGGTATTTATGTGGTGACTCAGGTAAAGTACGACAGCCGGATGCGGGATTTCATCCAGGCCAATGATGTGATCCTCCAGTTTGCAGGTGTGCCGGTGAATAACCTGGATGAATTGCTTCTAGCTGCAAAACAAACAGACCTGACCCAGCCAGTGCAGATGGTCATCTTCCGGAATCAAAAAGAAAATGTTGTGGTGATTCCCGGTAATACTATGGAGTGA